A region from the Pseudomonas sp. P8_229 genome encodes:
- a CDS encoding phage baseplate assembly protein: MSEMDNRVTLTVNNMEYGGWKSVEITADLERQFRTFKLDITWQWPGQTVDQRIKPGDPCEVKIGQDLVLTGYVFKAPISYDGRQISLSIEGSSKTQDLVDCAATNRPNQWQDQPLLSIVQALAMDYSLMVVNEIPETARLAKHTIVPGETVFQSIDRLLSLFRVFSTDDAQGRLVLAKPGSGGRASDALELGKNILSANAPMDQSQVFSEYRVIGQQKGSDKKSGAAVSEVESSAADLSFKRRRTTIINEGTALTFELAQQRAQWESVTRMGRAQTTTYQVQGWRQSNGDLWRHNTLVKVTDPVLGFDGDMLISKVTYSLSAQGSVTTLQVAPPHTFDPDPTPPKKT, translated from the coding sequence ATGAGCGAGATGGATAACCGCGTCACGCTGACCGTCAACAACATGGAATACGGCGGCTGGAAAAGCGTGGAAATCACTGCTGATCTGGAGCGCCAGTTCCGCACTTTCAAGCTCGATATCACCTGGCAATGGCCGGGGCAGACGGTGGATCAGCGGATCAAGCCGGGTGACCCCTGCGAAGTGAAAATCGGCCAGGACCTGGTGCTCACCGGCTACGTGTTCAAAGCCCCGATCAGCTATGACGGACGTCAGATCAGCCTGAGCATCGAAGGCAGTTCCAAGACTCAGGATCTGGTCGATTGCGCGGCCACCAACCGGCCCAATCAATGGCAGGACCAACCGTTGCTGAGCATCGTTCAGGCACTGGCCATGGACTACTCGCTGATGGTGGTCAATGAAATTCCCGAGACCGCGCGGCTCGCCAAGCACACCATCGTGCCGGGCGAAACGGTGTTCCAGTCGATCGACCGGTTGCTCTCGCTGTTCCGGGTGTTTTCCACCGATGACGCGCAGGGCCGGCTGGTATTGGCCAAACCCGGCAGCGGTGGTCGGGCCAGTGATGCGTTGGAGCTGGGCAAGAACATTCTGTCGGCCAACGCGCCGATGGATCAGAGCCAGGTGTTCTCCGAATACCGGGTGATCGGCCAGCAGAAAGGTTCGGACAAGAAGAGCGGGGCGGCGGTCAGCGAGGTTGAGTCCAGCGCGGCCGACCTGAGCTTCAAACGTCGACGCACCACCATCATCAACGAGGGCACTGCGCTGACGTTCGAACTGGCCCAGCAGCGCGCCCAGTGGGAAAGCGTCACCCGCATGGGCCGGGCGCAGACCACCACCTATCAGGTGCAGGGCTGGCGTCAGTCCAACGGCGATCTGTGGCGGCACAACACGCTGGTCAAAGTCACGGATCCGGTGCTTGGGTTTGATGGCGACATGCTGATCTCCAAGGTCACTTATTCGCTGTCGGCACAAGGCTCGGTGACCACGCTGCAAGTGGCGCCGCCGCATACCTTCGATCCAGATCCAA